In a single window of the Candidatus Hydrothermales bacterium genome:
- a CDS encoding S1 RNA-binding domain-containing protein, translating into MVVEDLNEKIESLINQSFKTLKEGDIVRGKVLKVGEREVFFDLGVKAEGICPKEEFKNPDELKPGDEVILYVEDPDGPDGFVILSKHKSDFELAWDKISDAYENNKTVVGKVLRRVKGGIIVDVFGVDAFMPGSQIDVKPVKNLNLLIGKNIHFKIIKVNKDRKNIVASRKAYIEEEIENKKRMMKEKFEIGQIVEGEVKAITPAGVSVEVEGIEGFIPT; encoded by the coding sequence ATGGTAGTAGAAGATTTAAATGAAAAGATAGAGTCACTTATAAATCAAAGTTTTAAAACTTTAAAAGAGGGAGATATCGTAAGGGGAAAGGTTTTAAAAGTAGGTGAAAGAGAGGTATTTTTTGATCTTGGTGTAAAGGCTGAAGGAATTTGTCCTAAGGAAGAGTTTAAAAATCCTGATGAACTTAAACCAGGGGATGAGGTTATTCTTTATGTTGAAGATCCAGATGGTCCAGATGGTTTTGTAATTTTATCCAAGCATAAGTCTGATTTTGAACTTGCATGGGATAAAATAAGTGATGCTTATGAGAACAATAAGACTGTGGTAGGTAAGGTCTTAAGAAGGGTAAAGGGAGGTATTATTGTTGATGTTTTTGGGGTAGATGCTTTTATGCCTGGCTCCCAAATAGATGTAAAGCCAGTAAAAAATTTGAATTTACTTATTGGAAAGAACATTCACTTCAAGATTATCAAAGTTAACAAAGATAGAAAAAATATAGTGGCTTCTAGAAAGGCTTATATTGAAGAGGAAATAGAAAACAAAAAGAGGATGATGAAAGAAAAATTTGAAATAGGTCAGATTGTGGAGGGAGAGGTTAAGGCAATTACTCCTGCTGGTGTATCTGTTGAAGTTGAAGGTATAGAGGGATTTATCCCTACAAG
- a CDS encoding S1 RNA-binding domain-containing protein has product DLVPEKWEEVEKKYPIGTKVKGVVRKILPYGVLIELEKDVVGFCHISELSWRKIKDPSEVVKEGDWIEALVLDIDREKTRIALGVKQTQPDPWTYIEEKIPRGSIVKGKVVGFDNFGAIIEIEDGIEGYLHLSDISWTRKFTKPEEALRIDQKLRLKVMNIDKKSRTIVLSLKHLRPDPWKEISKRLTPETTLKAPILRVTDKGLTVEVDKGLEGFVPLSHLSKKGNVFENYKEGEEINLKVLKVEPQRKRILLSEKEYDRMMQKKEIAKYTEGGPARINLGELLRAELEKLYNIEEEEEEEKKK; this is encoded by the coding sequence GGATTTAGTTCCTGAAAAGTGGGAAGAGGTGGAAAAGAAGTATCCTATAGGAACTAAGGTAAAGGGTGTAGTGAGGAAGATATTACCTTATGGAGTTTTAATAGAGCTTGAAAAAGACGTAGTGGGCTTTTGTCATATAAGTGAGTTGTCTTGGAGAAAGATAAAGGATCCTTCCGAGGTTGTAAAGGAGGGTGATTGGATTGAGGCTTTAGTTTTGGATATAGATAGGGAAAAGACGAGAATAGCTCTTGGAGTTAAGCAGACTCAACCTGATCCATGGACCTATATTGAGGAAAAAATTCCAAGAGGTTCCATAGTTAAAGGTAAGGTTGTTGGCTTTGATAACTTTGGTGCAATAATTGAAATAGAGGATGGAATAGAGGGATATCTTCATTTGTCAGATATTTCGTGGACGAGAAAATTCACTAAGCCTGAGGAAGCTCTCAGAATAGACCAGAAGCTGAGGTTGAAGGTGATGAATATAGATAAAAAGTCAAGAACTATAGTTCTATCGCTTAAGCATTTAAGACCTGATCCATGGAAAGAAATTTCGAAGAGACTAACTCCTGAAACAACTTTAAAGGCTCCGATCCTAAGGGTAACCGATAAGGGATTGACTGTGGAAGTTGATAAGGGACTAGAGGGATTTGTACCACTTTCTCATCTTTCAAAGAAGGGTAATGTTTTTGAAAATTATAAAGAAGGTGAAGAGATAAACTTAAAGGTTTTAAAAGTTGAACCTCAAAGAAAGAGAATTTTATTATCAGAGAAGGAATATGATAGAATGATGCAGAAAAAGGAAATTGCGAAGTACACTGAGGGTGGTCCAGCAAGAATAAATCTTGGTGAACTTTTGAGAGCTGAACTTGAAAAATTATATAATATAGAAGAGGAGGAAGAGGAGGAAAAGAAAAAGTAA